DNA from Verrucomicrobiia bacterium:
GATCAAGGCCCCCAAAACCATCAAGCCCACGGCCGGCCCGGCCACCATTTCGGCGGGGTTGATTGCCGGAGCCGGGGCCAGCGGCGCCGCCACGCCGGGGACGGCAACTTCCTGCAATACCTGGGCAAACTCAGGGAAATCACGCAGCGGTTTCCAATCCGTCATGCCCGGTCCTTGCGCCAGGGTGTCGCCGTTGGCGCGGCGCTCGCGAATCCATCCCTGCAACTCCAAGAGGCTGGCCGGCCCGTAGGTGTTGCCGTCGGCTCCGATGATTTTGTACATAAACGATGGCGGATGTTATGAGGTTGCTAATGCCCTTACGCGAACCACAGTAAACCGCCCGGCTGGCGTTGGCAACCCGCAATTCCTCCGGAGAAGCAGACAGGGGCCGGATTTTATTCCGGCCCCGCTGCCGGGGATGGAATGGTGTCAACCCTGCCGCCCCTGTCCTGCCCAGGCCGCGGTGCAGCCGGCTGGAGTGTGGGGGGGCAACCGCCGCGCTCAGGCGACGGTGGGGACGATGTAGGGTGCGCGGTAGTTGCGGGTGAGCATCTGGTTGGCGGCCTGGTTGCCCAGGAAGGTCTCGCTGCGCGGGTCCATGCGGAGCGGCACGCCCAGCGTCAACAAGTCCTTGGTGATGTCCACGTTATTGGCCGCCAGATGGGCCGCCATGCGGTCAAAGGCTTCCTGGAATCCTTTGTCCGCCTTGATGGCCTCACGGATTTCGTCCGGGTTTTTCTTTACGCCCAGGCGATAGGAGATGTTGCCGGTATGGCAGAGCGCGCTGGAGAGATGTCCTTCGAGGATGTCGGCGTTCAGGTCCTCGTATTTGCGGCTGCGGACGGCCTTGAGGAAGTTGGCATAATGATTGTTGTCCCCCGTATCGGCCCAGCGTTTGATTTCCTTGCCCTCCTTGTCATAGGCAATGGCGCTGCGGTAGTTGGGCACGGTGACGTAGCCGTTTTCGCACTCGATGATGGCGGCCACGCTGCCGCCCTTGTACACGTCCATCTGGCCGCCGGGTTTGGCGGGCAGGCCGCGCACCTCAAAGATGAGCGGGGCCTTGGCGTAACCCTGGAAGACAATCTGGGTGTTGGCGGTTTCGCCGTCGTCAATGTAGCCGAGGCGACCGCCCACGCTCAGCACGTAGGGGGCCAGCTCCATTTCACCGAGGAACCAGCGGCAGATGTCCATCTGGTGGATGCCCTGGTTGCCGAGGTCGCCATTGCCGGTGTTCCAGACCCAGTGCCAGTCGTAATGGAGGCGCTTGCGCATGAGCGGCAGTTTTTCCGCCGGGCCGCACCAGAGATCATAATCAATGTTGGCGGGGATGGGTTGCGGGCCGTCCACCTTGCCGATGCTGTCGCGCCGCTTGTAGCAGAGGCCGCGGGCGATGACGATTTTGCCCAGATTGCCGGCCTTGACCCACTCCACAGCGGGCAGGATGCCCTCGCGGCTGCTGCGGCTCTGGGTGCCCGTCTGCACGATTTTCTTGTATTTGCGGGCGGCGAGCACGACTTGCCGGCCCTCCCAGACGTTGTGGGAGACGGGTTTTTCGAGGTACACATCCTTGCCGGCCTGGATGGCCCAGATGGCGCCCAGGGCATGCCAGTGGTTGGGGGTGGCGATGGAGACGACGTCCACATTTTTGCTTTCCAGGAGCTTGCGGATGTCGGTGTAAGTCTCAATTTCCCTGCCCTGCTGGCGTTGTTTTTCGGCGGCGCCTTCGAGGATTTTGGTGTCGCAATCACACAAGGCCGTCAGGCGCGTGCCCTGCTGGGCGGCAAAACCGCGGATGTGATCGCCGCCGCGGCCGCCAAAGCCCACGACGGCCACGCGGATGTCGGAGTTGGAGCCTGCCACCTGGGCCCAGGAACGGGCGCTCAGGCTGGTGGCCACCGCGGCCACGGCGGTGGTTTTGAGGAACTGACGCCGGGAAGGAGTGCGGATAGATTTCATAGGTACGGAAGGGGGTTCAGGGTTATTTAACTTCTTTGAGGTATTGTTGATAGCGCTCCGCCACCCGGGCCTGTTTCTCATCGCCTTCGTGGAGATAGAAACGGTAGCGGAAAGTCACTGATTTGCCGGCCGGGATGGTGAGATTGCCGGTGCCGGGCGGTTTTTTCTCAAAGTCGTGCACGCCAAAGGGGTTGGCGGCAAACAGGCCATAATCGCGCACGTGCCACCAGGTGGGATGCACCGGGTTGGCGGGATGCGGCATGATGGCGATGCCCACGCGCTGCCCGCGGACGGGGCCGGAATAATCGCACCATTCGGCGGCCTTGCCCCAGGCATTATTGCCTTCGACGCCGTTGCTCAGGACGATGCGGCCTTCGGCTTTGACGTTTTTGCCGCGATTCAAGCGCATGCTTTCGGCCACGCGCACGGCCATGGTGCCTTCCTTGGTGTCGCCCAGCACGACCTCCTGGTCCCGGGGCGCCTTGAGGGTGATTTCGAAGTCAAACAACCGCTCATTGGCCGGGCGGTTGTACACGCGCAGAATGCGCTCATCGGTCAGGACGACTTTGTTATCCGGCCCCACCCAGCGGCAGGAGGAGCGGATCCAGCCGGCGTCTTTGCCGGATTTCAATTCCAGAAACTGGTCATGCACAATACGCCCGGCCTTGCCGTCTTCGCTCCAAAAATCAACCCCGTTGACGGCCCCGTGGGAGAACCAGAGCGAGCGGTGGTGGGGATGGTCTTTTTCCTCGCCTTCGGCATCCGGCACCATCGGCCAGCCGCGGGTCATGGGCAGGCCGTTGGGGCCGATGAGCGGCCAATAATACGTCTTGCGGGTGGCATTGGTAACCACAGTGGTGGTGCCATCCGCATTTTTCCTGCGGATAAGGGCGGGATGCTGATTGCCGCGGTACCAGTACTCGGTGAAGAGCTGGCCGTTGATTTTGACGGTGACGCGGTCCTGGTTGTCCACAACTTCCACCCCTTCGGCGGCCGGGGCGGGCGCCTGGGCGAGGGCCAGGCCGCAAAGCGCCAGGAAGGCATAAACGGTGCGTTGAGTCATATAATGATATTTGGACGCGCCGCCCCGCTGGTCAAATCAAATAATTTTACCGGGTGGAAGGACATGCCCTTGGGGCCAGGGGAAAAGGGGAGTTTTGACGAGTCAGCCAAGGTGTGATATTCAAAGAATTAGTGCGAAAAAATTGCGGGGGGCTGCGAATAATTGGCGCGGCTCCGAGTCCAATCTGGTGAAGGCCTCAAGGTGAGGCCGCAAAGAAAGGACAAGTTATGAAACGGTTGCTTTTGGCAGGTTGCCTGATGGGGTTGACGGCAGTGAAGGCGATGGCCGGTGGATTCGGCTTTTCGATTTCCATCGGTTTGCCGGTGGTGTGCCCGCCCCCGCCTCCGCCGCCGGTGTACGTGGCGCCGGCGCCCGTAGTGGTGGCCCCTGCGCCCGCCCCGGTGGTGGCTCCGGCTCCGGTGGTCGCGCCCGCGCCGGTGGTGGTGGCTCCTGCGCCGGTGTATGTGGCGCCGCCGCCTCCTCCTCCCGTGGTGGTGTATCCGCGGGTGGTGGTGCCCGGGGTAATCTTTTATGGGCATTGGGGGCATCCCCGGCACTGCCGGTAAGCCCCGAGCCTTGAATGGCTTCAGTCACGCGGCCCCGGGTGGGCCGCGTTTTTTTTGCGGGATGCTGGAATCCGGGGGGATCGGTAGGCTTCCCGGTCGGGCGTCAGCGGGAGGGAGTGATTTTGAAAACGGCGGCCTGCTCCGGCTTGAGCGTGCAGGGCCAGGAGGCGGTGGTAGCGGCAAATTCGATGGGGCGTGCGGTGATTAGCTCCTCCACCTTCCAGGAGCCGGGGCCGGTGGAGTGGGGGAGCTGCCAGCGCAGGGTGGCTGACTGGGTTTGGGCGGTGGGGTTGAAGGCGGTCACGTAAATGGCGGGGCTGGCTTCGGTGCCGAAACGCTCCAGCCACAGGGCCGGGTTGTCACTCGAAACGCCGGTGACGGGCCGCCAGCCGGCTTCGGCGGTTTCTTTGATGATGGGGATGTATTTGCGGAAGAGGGGGCGGTCGCGGTTGTACCACTTGGGGTTTTGCCAGTAGGGATTTTCCGAGGCATTGTGGGAAAACATGCTGGGGAAGAAGCCGTAGAAGGCGCACCGCTGGAAATACTTTTCCACCAAATCGGGGGTGAACGCATCGTAATGGGTGTTCATGAGCAGGACGTACGGTTTGGCGCCGGCCATGAACCGCCACAGGCTCAGGGTGGCATCGCCGGGGGGATTCCATTGGCCGTTGTGATTCCAGTCGGTTTCCGTGCCCAT
Protein-coding regions in this window:
- a CDS encoding Gfo/Idh/MocA family oxidoreductase, with the protein product MKSIRTPSRRQFLKTTAVAAVATSLSARSWAQVAGSNSDIRVAVVGFGGRGGDHIRGFAAQQGTRLTALCDCDTKILEGAAEKQRQQGREIETYTDIRKLLESKNVDVVSIATPNHWHALGAIWAIQAGKDVYLEKPVSHNVWEGRQVVLAARKYKKIVQTGTQSRSSREGILPAVEWVKAGNLGKIVIARGLCYKRRDSIGKVDGPQPIPANIDYDLWCGPAEKLPLMRKRLHYDWHWVWNTGNGDLGNQGIHQMDICRWFLGEMELAPYVLSVGGRLGYIDDGETANTQIVFQGYAKAPLIFEVRGLPAKPGGQMDVYKGGSVAAIIECENGYVTVPNYRSAIAYDKEGKEIKRWADTGDNNHYANFLKAVRSRKYEDLNADILEGHLSSALCHTGNISYRLGVKKNPDEIREAIKADKGFQEAFDRMAAHLAANNVDITKDLLTLGVPLRMDPRSETFLGNQAANQMLTRNYRAPYIVPTVA
- a CDS encoding PmoA family protein gives rise to the protein MTQRTVYAFLALCGLALAQAPAPAAEGVEVVDNQDRVTVKINGQLFTEYWYRGNQHPALIRRKNADGTTTVVTNATRKTYYWPLIGPNGLPMTRGWPMVPDAEGEEKDHPHHRSLWFSHGAVNGVDFWSEDGKAGRIVHDQFLELKSGKDAGWIRSSCRWVGPDNKVVLTDERILRVYNRPANERLFDFEITLKAPRDQEVVLGDTKEGTMAVRVAESMRLNRGKNVKAEGRIVLSNGVEGNNAWGKAAEWCDYSGPVRGQRVGIAIMPHPANPVHPTWWHVRDYGLFAANPFGVHDFEKKPPGTGNLTIPAGKSVTFRYRFYLHEGDEKQARVAERYQQYLKEVK